From the Rhodoferax sp. WC2427 genome, one window contains:
- a CDS encoding YchJ family protein, whose product MKKNLHPAHAPCPCDSGQTYADCCGPWHKGMDAGIYAPTPEALMRSRYSGYVLGLLDYLLITWHPSTAPGDLELPPVKWLGLEVRSAAAAGDAGIVEFVARCRDGGKAQRMHETSRFVRQDGRWYYIDGQMHGAE is encoded by the coding sequence ATGAAGAAAAACCTGCACCCCGCCCACGCCCCGTGCCCCTGTGACAGCGGCCAGACTTACGCCGACTGCTGCGGCCCGTGGCACAAGGGCATGGATGCAGGCATCTACGCTCCCACGCCCGAAGCCCTGATGCGCTCGCGCTACAGCGGCTACGTGCTGGGCCTGCTGGACTATCTGCTGATCACATGGCACCCGTCCACCGCACCGGGCGACCTGGAGCTACCCCCCGTCAAATGGCTGGGCCTGGAAGTGCGCAGCGCGGCAGCGGCGGGCGATGCGGGCATCGTCGAATTCGTCGCCCGCTGCCGCGACGGCGGCAAAGCCCAGCGCATGCATGAGACCAGCCGCTTTGTACGGCAGGACGGGCGCTGGTATTACATCGACGGGCAGATGCACGGGGCGGAGTAG